One genomic region from Thermoleptolyngbya sichuanensis A183 encodes:
- the petH gene encoding ferredoxin--NADP reductase: MYNPSAAGGAANSPSGSRLFLYEVEGLRQNQETDRQDFPIRRSGSVFITVPYSRMNQEMQRITRLGGKIVSIRPLTIDGKTNGKAAPAPEAPPAAATPAAVAESPTPEAEGKKPMTQAKEKEKSTIPVNIYRPNAPFIGKCISNEKLVREGGIGTVNHITFDLSGGDLHYLEGQSIGIIPEGTDDKGKPHKLRLYSIASTRHGDNMDDKTVSLCVRQLEYKHPETGETVYGVCSTYLCNLEPGADVKITGPVGKEMLLPDDPDAKIIMMATGTGIAPFRAFLWRMFKDNERAANPDYQFKGLAWLIFGIPVTPNILYKEELEEIQAKYPENFRLTYAISREQQNAKGGRMYIQDRVAEHADEIWALVKDEKTHVYICGLKGMEDGIDAAMAEAAAKEGVTWKDYQRSIKERWHVETY, encoded by the coding sequence ATGTATAACCCTAGCGCAGCAGGTGGCGCTGCCAACTCACCATCCGGGAGTCGCCTTTTCCTCTATGAGGTCGAAGGTCTACGCCAAAATCAAGAAACCGATAGACAAGACTTTCCTATTCGTCGGAGCGGCAGCGTGTTTATCACCGTGCCCTACTCTCGCATGAATCAGGAAATGCAGCGGATTACCCGCTTGGGGGGCAAGATTGTTAGCATTCGTCCCCTGACTATTGATGGCAAGACCAACGGCAAGGCCGCTCCTGCCCCTGAAGCCCCTCCCGCCGCAGCGACCCCTGCTGCTGTGGCCGAGTCGCCAACTCCTGAAGCGGAAGGGAAGAAACCCATGACCCAGGCTAAAGAAAAAGAAAAGTCTACGATTCCGGTTAACATTTACCGTCCCAATGCCCCGTTTATTGGCAAGTGCATTTCAAACGAAAAGCTGGTGCGCGAGGGCGGCATTGGCACGGTGAATCACATCACGTTTGATCTGTCGGGTGGCGACCTGCACTATTTGGAAGGTCAGAGCATCGGCATTATCCCTGAAGGCACAGATGACAAAGGCAAGCCCCACAAGCTTCGCCTATATTCCATTGCTTCAACCCGCCACGGCGACAACATGGACGACAAGACTGTGTCGCTGTGCGTCCGCCAGTTGGAATACAAGCATCCCGAAACGGGTGAAACGGTTTACGGCGTTTGCTCCACTTATCTGTGCAATCTAGAGCCGGGTGCAGATGTGAAGATCACCGGCCCCGTTGGCAAGGAAATGCTGCTGCCGGACGACCCTGATGCCAAAATCATCATGATGGCGACGGGTACAGGCATTGCGCCGTTCCGGGCGTTCCTGTGGCGCATGTTCAAGGACAACGAGCGGGCGGCGAACCCAGACTACCAGTTCAAGGGGCTGGCCTGGCTGATCTTTGGGATTCCGGTGACCCCGAACATTCTTTATAAGGAAGAACTGGAGGAAATCCAGGCCAAGTATCCTGAGAACTTCCGCCTGACCTACGCCATCAGCCGTGAGCAGCAGAACGCGAAAGGCGGCCGGATGTATATCCAGGATCGGGTGGCAGAACATGCAGATGAAATCTGGGCATTGGTCAAGGATGAGAAGACCCATGTCTACATCTGCGGTCTGAAGGGCATGGAGGACGGCATTGATGCTGCAATGGCCGAGGCTGCGGCGAAGGAAGGCGTGACCTGGAAGGACTATCAGCGCTCAATTAAGGAACGCTGGCACGTTGAGACCTACTAG
- a CDS encoding phosphoribulokinase, which yields MTNKPDRVVLIGVAGDSGCGKSTFLRRLADLFGEHMMTVICLDDYHSLDRKQRKEVGVTALNPKANNFDLMYEQIKALKEGKSIEKPIYNHETGMIDPPETVHPNHIVVIEGLHPMYDERVRSLLDFSVYLDIDDEVKIAWKIQRDMAERGHTYEDVLAAINSRRPDFEAYIDPQKQYADVVIQILPTKLIPNDTERKVLRVRLVQKEGVEGFEPAYLFDEGSTIDWIPCGRKLTCSYPGIRLFYGPDSYYGNPVSVLEVDGQFDRLDEVIYIESHLSNLSTKYYGELTELLLKHREYPGSANGSGLFQVLVGLKMRATYEKLTSPDAMLAAKAGSN from the coding sequence ATGACCAATAAGCCAGACCGTGTAGTTTTAATTGGCGTTGCCGGTGATTCTGGGTGCGGCAAATCCACCTTTTTGCGCCGCTTAGCAGATCTTTTCGGCGAACACATGATGACCGTCATCTGCTTAGACGACTATCACAGTCTGGATCGTAAGCAGCGTAAAGAAGTGGGCGTGACGGCGCTGAACCCCAAGGCGAATAACTTCGACTTGATGTACGAGCAGATTAAGGCTCTGAAGGAAGGCAAGTCGATTGAGAAGCCGATTTATAACCATGAAACGGGGATGATTGACCCGCCGGAGACGGTTCATCCCAACCATATTGTGGTGATTGAGGGGCTGCACCCGATGTATGATGAGCGAGTGCGATCGCTCCTCGATTTCAGCGTCTATCTCGACATCGACGACGAGGTGAAAATTGCCTGGAAAATCCAGCGCGACATGGCAGAGCGCGGCCACACTTACGAAGACGTGCTGGCTGCCATCAACTCCCGCCGTCCCGACTTTGAAGCTTACATCGACCCGCAAAAGCAGTACGCCGATGTGGTCATTCAGATCCTGCCGACCAAGCTCATCCCCAACGACACGGAGCGTAAGGTGCTACGGGTTCGTCTGGTTCAGAAGGAAGGTGTGGAAGGATTTGAGCCTGCCTATCTGTTTGATGAAGGCTCGACCATCGACTGGATTCCCTGCGGCCGCAAGCTGACCTGCTCCTATCCGGGGATTCGCCTGTTCTACGGCCCCGATAGCTACTACGGCAATCCGGTGTCGGTGCTGGAGGTGGATGGCCAGTTTGATCGCCTAGATGAGGTGATCTACATCGAAAGCCACCTGAGCAATCTGTCCACCAAATATTACGGGGAACTGACTGAACTGCTGCTGAAGCACCGCGAGTATCCGGGGTCGGCAAACGGCAGCGGTCTGTTCCAGGTGTTGGTAGGGCTGAAGATGCGGGCCACCTACGAGAAGCTGACCTCGCCCGATGCGATGCTGGCGGCAAAAGCTGGCTCCAATTAG
- a CDS encoding ShlB/FhaC/HecB family hemolysin secretion/activation protein, with protein MDRVGTLLLGLGLSLLGGYFKMPGAIAQSLDPRRPQPPVPRLPAELLPQPPAPPQPPLPAEPLRPLPPPEELLPPVDLEPPSQDLPAEIPEALPIARFVVQGGTAFSAEKLATVAKQSVVGGVSGTVAENGGDRCSRSVDSPDVLIAQPLTFAQVLQARAAITQLYIDCGYISSGAIVPADQVLPQTPDGYVVTIQVIEGRLEAINVAGLARLDAGYVRSRLRRAAGTPLNVNSLLEGLQLLQLDPLIRSVSADLQAGTRTGTNVLQVVVQEADPVSLDLTLDNGRSPSVGSFRQRAQFNHANFLGYGDGLSVGYTRTSGSNEFSGSYTIPLNPQDGTLRIAAGTTRSDVVEEPFDQLNIASRSPYAELSLRQPVGRSPNEEFALGLTLSHQRSRTTFEIPDEQGFPSPGADDQGRTRVTALRFVQEWTRRNRQQVLAARSQFSLGLDWLDATVNDGEPDSRFFAWRGQGQWVRLLATDTLFLLRGDVQLTGDSLLALEQFGLGGAESVRGYRQDALLTDSGALLSAEVRLPILRVPEIDGLLQLAPFIDAGTVWNADSSQRNDNQPDTLVGVGLGLLWQQGDRLSVRVDWGIPLVELSGSGDSLQESGIYFSVLYSPF; from the coding sequence ATGGATCGTGTAGGGACGCTACTGCTGGGACTGGGGCTGTCTTTATTGGGCGGCTATTTTAAGATGCCAGGGGCGATCGCCCAGTCGCTTGACCCTCGTCGCCCCCAGCCGCCGGTGCCACGCCTGCCAGCGGAGCTGCTGCCTCAGCCGCCTGCGCCGCCCCAGCCACCGTTGCCCGCGGAGCCGCTGCGGCCCCTGCCGCCGCCAGAAGAACTGCTGCCGCCAGTCGATCTAGAGCCGCCATCGCAAGACCTGCCTGCGGAAATCCCTGAGGCGCTGCCGATCGCCCGATTTGTGGTGCAGGGCGGCACGGCGTTTAGCGCCGAAAAGCTGGCGACGGTGGCGAAGCAGTCTGTGGTGGGCGGCGTGTCGGGAACTGTGGCAGAGAATGGGGGCGATCGCTGTTCCCGCAGTGTAGACTCGCCGGATGTTTTAATCGCACAACCGCTCACTTTTGCCCAGGTGCTTCAGGCGCGGGCGGCCATCACCCAGCTTTACATCGACTGTGGCTATATCAGTTCGGGGGCGATCGTCCCGGCAGATCAGGTCTTGCCGCAAACGCCCGACGGCTACGTGGTTACGATTCAGGTCATCGAGGGTCGCCTAGAAGCCATCAACGTGGCGGGGCTAGCTCGGCTGGATGCGGGCTACGTCCGCAGTCGGCTGCGGCGGGCGGCGGGCACTCCGCTCAACGTCAACAGTCTGCTGGAGGGGCTGCAACTGCTCCAGCTTGACCCACTGATTCGCAGCGTGTCTGCTGATCTGCAAGCGGGGACGCGCACCGGAACCAATGTGCTGCAAGTCGTCGTGCAAGAAGCCGACCCGGTAAGCCTGGACTTGACGCTGGATAATGGGCGATCGCCCAGCGTGGGCAGCTTTCGGCAGCGGGCGCAGTTCAACCACGCCAATTTTCTGGGCTATGGCGATGGGCTGAGTGTGGGCTATACGCGCACCAGCGGCAGTAACGAATTTTCGGGCAGCTATACGATTCCGCTAAACCCGCAGGACGGCACACTGCGAATCGCCGCCGGAACCACCCGCAGCGACGTGGTCGAGGAGCCGTTTGATCAACTGAATATTGCCTCGCGATCGCCCTATGCCGAACTTTCGCTACGACAGCCTGTGGGGCGATCGCCCAACGAAGAATTTGCCCTCGGCCTTACCCTCTCCCACCAGCGCAGCCGCACCACCTTTGAAATTCCTGACGAGCAGGGCTTTCCCTCGCCCGGAGCCGATGATCAGGGGCGCACCCGCGTCACTGCCCTCCGGTTTGTGCAGGAATGGACCCGGCGCAATCGCCAGCAGGTTCTCGCTGCTCGCTCACAGTTCAGCCTGGGGCTGGATTGGCTGGACGCAACGGTAAACGACGGCGAACCCGATAGTCGATTTTTTGCCTGGCGCGGCCAGGGGCAGTGGGTGCGGCTGCTGGCGACCGATACCCTGTTCTTGCTGCGGGGCGATGTGCAGTTGACAGGCGACTCGCTGCTTGCGCTGGAACAGTTTGGGCTGGGCGGAGCCGAGAGTGTGCGCGGCTATCGCCAGGATGCCCTGCTGACCGATAGCGGAGCGCTACTGTCGGCGGAGGTGCGGCTACCGATTCTGCGGGTTCCCGAAATTGACGGACTGCTGCAATTGGCTCCCTTTATCGATGCGGGCACGGTCTGGAACGCCGACAGCAGCCAGCGCAACGACAATCAGCCAGATACACTGGTCGGCGTTGGGCTTGGGCTGCTGTGGCAACAGGGCGATCGCCTGTCTGTCAGAGTCGATTGGGGCATTCCGCTGGTGGAGCTATCCGGGTCAGGCGACTCGCTCCAGGAAAGCGGCATCTACTTCTCGGTACTCTATTCGCCATTTTGA
- a CDS encoding sensor histidine kinase: protein MLSQPSDDFPHVDLSDNEVCRDKSLLPQPLISQAGGLRSRDRPALENEIEDETTALSYLRAFFEEVVDAMAIADDSGHYIDANPAACELFGVSLDDLLGRCIADFSQIEFDFPSAWQQFLEKGRERGEFTLVRPDGTVREVEYAATAHFVPHRHLSVLRDMTERRQLERQVQALNQDLEQQVQQRTADLLAANAMLQATNQRLQAEIRQRERAEIALECAEDGVWDWHIPTGTLWLSGAWKQMLGYDDRTDEIGDRLQEWSRRLHPDDRNRVLWETEIHLAGHTPLFRSEYRLRDKHGAWRWILDRGKVVERDATGAPLRMIGTHVDITERKHLEESLRESQQKYQTLFEILPVGVSITDAAGRVIEVNPASEKILGISAREHTRRTCDGTTWNVLHADGSPMPPDRYASVKALREGQTILGQEQGVRRPDGSVCWVSVSAAPIPLEHYGVAIAYVDISNRKAAEIALRQSELRLLEISNSSPANIYILVLRQDGSLYIEHMSRAIEEILEYSVAEVIANPNLLVECIHPDDRATYEAAVQRSLVGLEPFYCEWRVMTPSGQVKWLKGSSRPKQRDNGDVAWYGVVLDISDLKAAETALQRQAYQERMLSEVVRAIRSSLDLNTIFTISAAHIAEFLQGEVAIVQYLPAERCWRHLVVHNQLPNTPDKLAFDIPDTDNPFAEQLKRLQIVQIDNTTTIQDPINRRLAEVFPGAWLLVPISANGEVWGSLTLSRAGSEVAWQAEEKKLAKRVADQLAIAIQQSNLHQQVQRWAATLEQQVRERTAELQQALEFEAVLKRITDKVRDSLDERKILQAVVQELGQTLRVLCCDTALYDLEHRTSTIYCEYAAADQSAAGLVLPMEDHPQLYTQLLQGVGQQFCHRCLEVQVSRQLMHDSAILTQPIRDDQGSLGDIWLLRPREQWFSEPEIRLVQQVANQCAIALRQSRLYQAAQAQVTELQRLNRLKDDFLSTVSHELRTPMASIKLATDLLEVYLRQLGLLPEPGQSTPTLLSQYFQILEDEGQREISLINDLLDLTRLDADAEPLILSPLTLQDWLPHVLEPFWERAQRQQQQLTLSITPDLPPIVTDASLLQRVLRELLTNACKYTPTGEAIEVSATATATLLNLCVANTGVDVPATECDRIFDRFYRIPNLDPWKHGGTGLGLALVKKRVEYLGGMIWAECESRRLSLRIQLPLERSPQCQNPQALRENFQD from the coding sequence ATGCTGTCCCAACCCTCTGATGATTTTCCCCACGTTGACTTGTCGGACAATGAGGTCTGTCGGGATAAGTCGCTACTGCCCCAGCCGCTCATCTCTCAGGCTGGTGGGCTGAGATCGCGCGATCGCCCTGCCCTAGAGAACGAAATAGAAGACGAAACGACCGCATTATCCTACCTCCGCGCCTTCTTTGAGGAGGTGGTGGACGCAATGGCGATCGCCGACGACAGCGGCCACTACATTGATGCTAATCCCGCTGCCTGTGAGTTATTTGGTGTTTCTTTAGACGATTTGCTCGGTCGCTGCATTGCCGATTTTTCCCAAATCGAGTTTGATTTTCCAAGCGCCTGGCAGCAGTTTCTAGAAAAGGGGCGGGAGCGGGGAGAATTTACCCTGGTGCGTCCCGATGGTACGGTGCGCGAGGTGGAATACGCCGCCACCGCCCACTTTGTGCCTCATCGACATTTATCGGTGCTGCGGGATATGACCGAGCGTCGCCAGCTAGAGCGCCAGGTGCAAGCCCTGAACCAAGATCTGGAGCAACAGGTTCAACAGCGCACGGCAGACTTGCTGGCAGCCAACGCCATGCTGCAAGCCACCAATCAACGACTGCAAGCCGAGATCCGACAGCGAGAGCGGGCAGAAATTGCGCTGGAGTGCGCTGAAGACGGCGTGTGGGACTGGCATATTCCAACTGGAACGTTGTGGTTGTCTGGCGCATGGAAGCAGATGCTGGGCTACGATGACAGAACAGACGAAATTGGGGATCGCTTGCAGGAATGGAGTCGTCGGCTCCATCCTGACGATCGAAACCGGGTTCTGTGGGAAACGGAAATTCATCTGGCTGGGCACACGCCTCTGTTCCGCAGCGAATATCGACTGCGGGATAAACATGGAGCTTGGAGATGGATTCTCGACCGGGGGAAGGTGGTGGAGCGCGATGCGACGGGTGCGCCATTGCGGATGATCGGCACCCATGTAGACATTACCGAGCGTAAGCACTTAGAAGAATCCCTCCGAGAGAGCCAGCAGAAGTATCAAACCCTGTTTGAAATCTTGCCTGTGGGGGTATCGATTACCGATGCAGCGGGCAGGGTGATTGAGGTGAATCCTGCCTCTGAGAAAATTTTGGGGATTTCGGCTAGAGAACATACGCGACGGACTTGTGATGGAACGACATGGAACGTTCTTCACGCCGACGGCAGCCCAATGCCGCCGGACAGGTATGCTTCGGTCAAAGCGTTGCGAGAAGGACAAACCATCCTGGGGCAAGAGCAGGGAGTTCGGCGGCCGGATGGATCGGTGTGCTGGGTAAGTGTCAGCGCTGCGCCGATTCCGCTGGAGCATTATGGAGTGGCGATCGCCTACGTCGATATCAGCAATCGCAAAGCCGCCGAAATTGCCCTCCGCCAAAGCGAACTGCGGCTTCTAGAAATTTCCAACTCGTCCCCTGCCAATATCTATATTTTGGTGCTGCGACAGGATGGCTCCTTGTATATAGAACACATGAGTCGGGCAATTGAAGAGATTCTTGAGTATTCCGTGGCTGAGGTGATTGCAAACCCCAACCTGCTCGTCGAATGCATTCACCCTGATGATCGAGCAACGTATGAAGCCGCTGTGCAGCGTAGTCTTGTTGGGCTAGAACCATTCTATTGCGAGTGGCGCGTTATGACTCCTTCGGGTCAGGTGAAATGGCTGAAGGGCAGTTCTCGCCCCAAGCAGCGCGACAATGGGGACGTTGCCTGGTATGGCGTGGTGCTGGATATTAGCGATCTCAAAGCCGCCGAAACTGCCCTCCAGCGCCAAGCTTATCAAGAGCGAATGCTCAGTGAGGTGGTGCGGGCGATTCGCAGTTCCCTCGACTTGAACACGATTTTCACAATTTCTGCTGCCCATATTGCTGAGTTTTTGCAGGGAGAAGTGGCAATTGTGCAATATCTGCCCGCAGAACGCTGCTGGCGACATCTGGTGGTTCACAATCAGCTACCCAATACCCCCGACAAGCTGGCGTTTGACATTCCGGATACGGATAATCCCTTTGCGGAACAGCTCAAGCGCTTGCAGATAGTGCAGATTGACAACACGACAACGATTCAAGATCCGATAAATCGACGGCTAGCAGAGGTGTTTCCGGGAGCATGGCTGCTAGTGCCCATCAGTGCAAATGGCGAAGTTTGGGGCAGTTTGACCCTATCTAGGGCGGGTTCTGAGGTGGCTTGGCAGGCTGAGGAAAAGAAATTGGCAAAGCGTGTTGCTGATCAGTTGGCGATCGCCATTCAGCAATCTAACTTGCATCAGCAGGTGCAGCGATGGGCCGCCACGCTAGAACAGCAGGTGCGGGAGCGCACCGCCGAACTCCAGCAAGCGCTAGAGTTTGAGGCGGTGCTCAAGCGCATTACAGACAAAGTGCGCGATAGCCTGGACGAACGCAAGATTTTGCAAGCCGTGGTTCAAGAACTGGGGCAAACGCTGCGGGTGCTGTGCTGCGACACAGCCCTTTATGATTTGGAGCATCGCACATCTACCATCTATTGCGAATATGCAGCGGCAGATCAGTCGGCAGCCGGCCTGGTTCTCCCGATGGAGGATCATCCTCAACTTTACACACAGCTTTTGCAGGGTGTGGGTCAGCAGTTTTGCCACCGCTGCCTCGAGGTTCAAGTCAGTCGGCAGTTGATGCATGATTCAGCGATTCTCACACAGCCGATTCGAGATGATCAGGGCAGTTTGGGCGATATCTGGCTGCTGCGGCCGCGCGAGCAGTGGTTTAGCGAACCCGAAATTCGGCTGGTGCAGCAGGTGGCTAATCAGTGCGCGATCGCCCTCCGCCAGTCTCGGCTCTACCAAGCTGCCCAAGCCCAAGTGACAGAGCTACAGCGACTGAATCGACTCAAAGATGATTTTCTCAGCACCGTGTCCCACGAACTCCGCACGCCCATGGCCAGCATCAAGCTAGCCACCGACTTGCTCGAAGTTTACCTCCGGCAATTGGGGCTGTTGCCAGAGCCAGGCCAATCTACCCCCACGCTACTGTCCCAATATTTTCAAATCCTCGAGGACGAGGGCCAGCGCGAGATTAGCCTAATTAATGACCTGCTTGATCTAACCCGCCTCGATGCAGACGCAGAACCACTGATCCTCAGTCCCCTCACTCTGCAAGATTGGTTGCCCCATGTGCTGGAGCCGTTTTGGGAGCGGGCCCAGCGCCAACAGCAGCAGCTAACCCTGTCTATAACGCCCGATTTGCCACCGATTGTCACCGATGCGTCGCTGCTCCAGCGGGTGCTGCGCGAACTGCTGACCAATGCCTGCAAATATACACCCACAGGCGAGGCAATTGAGGTTTCAGCTACGGCGACAGCGACGCTCCTGAACCTGTGCGTGGCGAATACGGGGGTAGACGTGCCTGCGACCGA
- a CDS encoding TenA family protein: protein MALAETLWQENQDLAIACLNHPFVQGIGDGSLDKAKFSYYVGQDAFFLEAFARAYSIAAAKAPDWQGFQVFHTLAGGVLHELNLHESYAIQWGVDLRSVQPGAATRRYTDFLLATAWSQTVGVTAVAMLPCMKLYAFLGQALAASGIPTHAYADWIRTYSSAEFEPLTEQLADLSEQYATLTPLVQTTYRYAMQCELDFFESAWADH, encoded by the coding sequence ATGGCGCTGGCAGAAACGCTGTGGCAGGAAAACCAGGATTTGGCGATCGCCTGTTTGAACCATCCTTTTGTGCAGGGCATTGGCGACGGCTCTCTAGACAAGGCAAAATTTAGCTATTACGTTGGGCAGGATGCCTTTTTTCTAGAAGCCTTTGCCCGCGCCTACAGCATTGCTGCTGCCAAAGCCCCTGACTGGCAGGGATTTCAGGTATTTCACACTCTGGCGGGCGGTGTGTTGCATGAGTTAAACTTACACGAAAGCTATGCAATACAGTGGGGAGTGGATTTGCGGTCGGTGCAGCCGGGAGCCGCCACGCGACGCTATACCGACTTTTTGCTGGCCACGGCCTGGAGCCAAACGGTCGGGGTTACAGCGGTGGCTATGCTGCCCTGCATGAAGCTCTACGCATTTTTGGGGCAGGCACTAGCAGCGTCGGGCATTCCCACCCATGCCTATGCCGACTGGATTCGCACCTACAGTAGTGCTGAGTTTGAGCCGCTGACGGAGCAGCTTGCCGACTTGTCGGAGCAATATGCCACGCTTACGCCGCTCGTGCAGACCACCTACCGTTATGCGATGCAGTGTGAGCTAGATTTCTTTGAATCAGCTTGGGCAGACCACTAG
- a CDS encoding DUF3611 family protein, protein MQTKPDLRSPANRALDLSRAFWWVGLLSVLLQMGLGAAAVAALVSASRSNLVLDEPPVRGIGIGIFWAVCGCVLLLVAIANAFRYIRISQRLRRLDLEQHPKTITLVRLLRVGIVLGLVGALVTLVGAEVSIATLMTQAETSSALANTQGFVRILNLQVVAANLHLVAAHFAGLTLSLGLYDWFRRQ, encoded by the coding sequence ATGCAAACCAAGCCAGACCTGCGATCGCCCGCTAATCGTGCCCTAGACCTGTCTCGCGCCTTTTGGTGGGTGGGCTTGCTGAGTGTGCTGCTGCAAATGGGGTTGGGTGCGGCGGCGGTGGCGGCACTGGTGTCTGCGTCCCGGTCTAATCTGGTGCTGGATGAGCCGCCCGTGCGGGGCATTGGTATTGGCATTTTTTGGGCGGTGTGTGGCTGTGTGCTGCTGCTGGTGGCGATCGCCAATGCCTTTCGCTACATTCGCATTTCCCAGCGTCTCCGCCGACTCGACCTGGAACAACACCCCAAAACCATTACCCTAGTCAGACTGCTGCGTGTGGGCATTGTGCTGGGCTTGGTCGGAGCGCTGGTCACGCTGGTTGGCGCAGAGGTCAGCATCGCAACGCTGATGACCCAGGCTGAAACCTCATCTGCTTTGGCAAACACTCAGGGATTTGTGCGAATCCTCAACCTGCAAGTAGTAGCGGCAAACCTGCACCTAGTCGCCGCCCATTTTGCCGGGCTGACCCTCTCCCTAGGACTCTACGACTGGTTCCGGCGACAGTAG
- a CDS encoding transposase, with the protein MSPTSRLYDALNDFLRQCDIQWQDARHLQTLCWMIIGMIGSQNVHLNGFGVYVRSRAQMAQSHQRRFRRWLSNRRINVASAHHALIGQALSNWQTQRLYLSLDTTVVWNCFCIVWVAVVYRGRTVPVAWKVVAQSSSTVRLWTIQRVLRQAQRLMPEGVAIVLLADRGFADGKLMKYLRENLGWHFRIRIKRSFQFQHQGQWRQVSSVQLQPGQAYFTPAVSVGRTKPYDNVYLAFAHDKLSRENWTIVSDEPTNLQTFAQYRLRFQVEESFLDLKSNGFNLEASRLRDKVALSQLCGVIALTMLFLVLQGVQVVASGKRRQVDAHWKRGMSYLKLGWNWIRLAITHQWKIHVYQFLSCSPDPQPAIASRRQHDDSLKREFTVLSRIPAS; encoded by the coding sequence ATGTCACCGACTTCCCGTCTTTATGATGCGTTGAATGATTTTCTGCGTCAATGCGACATTCAGTGGCAGGATGCTCGCCATCTGCAAACACTGTGCTGGATGATCATTGGCATGATTGGAAGCCAAAACGTTCATCTCAATGGATTTGGGGTGTATGTGAGGAGTCGCGCTCAAATGGCTCAATCCCACCAACGCCGGTTTCGCCGCTGGTTGTCGAATCGGCGGATCAATGTCGCGTCCGCTCATCATGCGCTGATTGGGCAGGCTCTGTCCAACTGGCAGACCCAACGACTCTACTTAAGCCTCGATACAACGGTCGTATGGAATTGTTTCTGCATCGTCTGGGTCGCAGTGGTGTACCGAGGAAGAACGGTTCCGGTCGCTTGGAAAGTGGTGGCGCAATCAAGCAGCACCGTCAGGTTGTGGACGATTCAACGGGTACTGCGGCAAGCGCAACGGCTGATGCCCGAGGGTGTCGCGATTGTCCTTTTGGCAGACCGAGGGTTTGCCGATGGCAAGTTGATGAAATACCTCCGGGAGAATCTGGGTTGGCATTTCCGCATCCGCATCAAACGCTCCTTCCAATTTCAGCACCAAGGGCAGTGGCGCCAGGTATCGTCGGTTCAATTGCAACCAGGACAAGCTTACTTTACGCCTGCAGTGTCGGTGGGTAGAACAAAGCCCTACGACAATGTTTACCTTGCCTTTGCCCACGACAAACTCAGCAGGGAGAATTGGACAATTGTGAGTGATGAGCCGACGAACTTGCAGACGTTTGCCCAATATCGACTGAGATTTCAGGTGGAGGAGTCGTTTTTGGATTTGAAGTCCAACGGGTTTAATCTCGAAGCCTCCAGACTCAGAGACAAGGTTGCCCTTTCCCAGTTGTGTGGGGTAATCGCCTTGACGATGCTGTTCTTAGTTCTCCAAGGGGTGCAAGTGGTCGCATCCGGCAAGCGTCGCCAAGTCGATGCTCACTGGAAGCGCGGCATGAGTTATCTCAAGCTGGGCTGGAATTGGATTCGGCTGGCTATCACTCACCAGTGGAAGATTCACGTTTATCAGTTCCTCTCCTGTTCACCTGACCCTCAACCTGCCATCGCATCAAGGCGACAACACGATGACTCCCTAAAGCGTGAATTCACTGTCCTCAGCCGTATTCCAGCTTCTTAG